A segment of the Desulfovibrionales bacterium genome:
CTCAGGCGTGGTTGGGCGATTATTTCTTTCTGCATCTCTATAATCTTTTTTATTCCCTGACCGGCCATTCGTTCCATTTTTCCGAATTCTTCGGCGGAAAAGGGCCTTTTCTCCGCAGAGACCTGGATCTCGACGAACCTTTCATCGTCGGTCATAATAAAATTGGCGTCCACTTCGGCCTGGGAATCCTCGTCGTAGTTCAGATCAAGAAGGACTTCTCCCTTTACTATGCCCACGCTTATGGCGGCTATGTGGTTCTGCACCGGTATGTCCATAATCTCACCGCGGTTATACAGGAGGGTAAGGGCGTCATAGAGGGCGATGTATGCGCCGCTGATGGCGGCCGTGCGTGTTCCGCCGTCAGCCTGGATGACGTCGCAGTCCACCCAGAAGGTTCGTTCCCCCAGGGCCGGAAGAGCAACCACTGAACGCAGGCAGCGGCCGATAAGGCGCTGGATTTCATGAGTCCGGCCGCCTACACGTCCTTGAGTTGACTCCCGCAAATTGCGTGTAAGGGTGGCCCGGGGGAGCATGGCATATTCGGCTGTGACCCATCCTGTGCCGCTTCCCTTAAGGAAATTCGGCACCTTATCGTCCACCGATACCGCGCAGATTATCCGGGTATTTCCCATTTCAATAAGGACTGATCCTTCTGCGTGGGAGATATAATTACGGGTAAGTGAGATATCCCTGATTTCGTGCGCGGCCCGGCCATTAAAACGCATAAAAAATCTCTCTTATTGACAGAATGCATCCTAACTAA
Coding sequences within it:
- the rph gene encoding ribonuclease PH, coding for MRFNGRAAHEIRDISLTRNYISHAEGSVLIEMGNTRIICAVSVDDKVPNFLKGSGTGWVTAEYAMLPRATLTRNLRESTQGRVGGRTHEIQRLIGRCLRSVVALPALGERTFWVDCDVIQADGGTRTAAISGAYIALYDALTLLYNRGEIMDIPVQNHIAAISVGIVKGEVLLDLNYDEDSQAEVDANFIMTDDERFVEIQVSAEKRPFSAEEFGKMERMAGQGIKKIIEMQKEIIAQPRLR